TTTCGGGTTTGAGTAAAACGTAAACGAGGTAGATGAAAACTACCACCGATACAATCAGCAAGGCTGTCATCATAGTGAGTCCATTTTTATACTTTTTCAAAGAAGTCGATGCATTTGAAGAACAGCCAGAAGCATAGCAGGCCGGCCGCGATCAATGAGATAGTGAGCATACGAATTGATTTTAGAATAATGAGCGGACCAGCACGCCAATCACCAGGATCAACACATAGATCACCGGGATCAGAATATGAAGCCGGATGCGGAGGAACTGTCTTTTCATTTTGTTTTTAATTATGCCTGATAATGGCAAAGGGGGTGCCGGGGAGGTGTGCCAAAAACCAATCAGGGTTGAAAGGTAGTAGGGACGGTCATTTCATCGATCCTAAAAATCCGTTCTCGAAATTCTGTATCATCCCAACCCTTCCATTTTGAAAAGTAGTATTTTCATTTTGGCATGGCTGTTCTGTACAGCTCAAAGTCGTACACAATTTGTATCAATACCGGACAGAAGGAACAAAGAAACCAGATGCACATAATTGATTTACATACAATTGGGTTATGGCATCTTTTTGGGGAAGAATGAAAGAACTTAAACTTGCCTGAATGTTTAGTAATTATTTCAAGACGGCCTGGCGCAACCTGTTAAAGAACAGATTCTATACCATCCTCAATATTGGAGGACTTGCTGTAGGATTATCAGTTGGCATTCTGATCTTGTTATGGGTGCAGGATGAGTTTAGTTTCGACCGCTTTCACAAACAGTCAAAGAATATCTACCGTGTTGAGAATATGGCCGGCACGGGTAGCAGTCGCGAGTTATGGACAAACACTGCTGCACCGATCGGTGTGATGGCGAATGCAGAAGTTCCCGGCGTGGAAGCATTTGCACGACTCACCTACAACGGCAATAACCGGTTGTTCAAATTTGGAGAGAAAACCTTTCAGGAGCAGAATAAGTTCTATGCGGACGCATCTCTCTTCAAATTGTTCGATTTTCCCATCATTAAAGGCGATGCAGCAAATCCTTTTCCTGATCTCCATTCCATCGTGATCACGGAAAGTACAGCCAGGAAATATTTCGACCAGGCAGACCCCATTGGGAAAGTGATCAGCGCCGAAAATGGAGAACTGTTCACGGTCAGCGGAATGATCCGCGACTTCCCAAAGAACTCCAGCATTCAGGGAGATATGTTTTTTCCCATGGCCCTGATGGCGCAAAAAATGTATAGCGGCCATTCCAATGGAAGGAGTATCGATAATGATTTCAGTTACTTCAATTACCATACATACCTGTTGCTGAAACCAGGAATGTCTTTAAGCAATTTATCAACAACACTTCGCAATCTGCATCTCCGCGTTAAGCCGGAAGATACCGATGTTGAATACCTGTTCCTGCCATTGGAGAAAATGCATTTACACAATGCAGACGGAACCGATGGCGGAATCGGCACTGTAAGGATCTTCATCATCATTGCAATGTTCATCTTGCTCATCGCCTGTGTAAATTATGTGAACCTGTCTACCGCCCGCGCCATGTTACGCGCAAAAGAAGTAAGCCTTCGAAAGATCATCGGTGCAGCCCGCTGGCAATTGTTCATGCAATTCATTGCAGAAACTACTTTGTTGTTCATTGCTGCCACTATTATTTCGCTGATGCTGGTAGGAGCACTCATCCCGGTGTTTAATATGATCTCGGGAAAAGAATTGTCGGTCAACTTTAGTTCCTGGCAAGTATGGGCGCTGATCCTCATCACTATTTGCGGCACATTGCTGCTTTCCGGGATCTATCCCGCCATGCTCTTATCTTCCTTCGAACCTTTGAAAGCGCTGAGAGGCAAGATAGCGGCGCGCATCAGTGATGTGATGTTCCGCCGTGCGCTGGTAGTGGTGCAATTCACTTTCTCCGTTATCCTGATCACCGGCACTATCATCGTTGGAAAACAATTGTCGTTCCTGCGTTCAAAGCAGGTCAGTTACAACAGGGAGCATGTACTGGCTATGAGTATGAATAATATGGCCGGCCATTTTGAAGCCGTGAAAGCATCACTGCTGAAAGACCCTGCTGTTACGGATGTTACCTGGTCTGCTACAGAGATCATCAATAATGAGCAACAAACAGGAGATAACGACTGGGATGGAAAACAAAACGGAGAGACCATGATGCTCAGCCCCATGGCCGTGAACCAGGATTTCATTCCTTTCTTTGATATGAAACTTGCAGCAGGCAAGAACTTCACAGGCGCTATTGCTGATTCCACACATTTCATCCTGAATGAAACAGCCGTGAAAGCGGCACGCATCAAAGACCCGATCGGCAAGCGATTCAGGCTCTGGAAAACAGAAGGCACCATCATCGGCGTTGTAAAGGATTTCCATTTTCAATCCCTCCGCCAGGCCATCAAACCTGCAATCTTCCATTTCAGTCCGGATAATGATTATTCCATTCTTTACATCAAAACCACCGGAAGGGATGCTCCGAAAGCTGTTACAGCAGCTGCTGCCGAATGGAAAAAATACAATGCGGAATTCCCTTTCAGTTATGCATTCCTCGATGATGCCTATCAGAGACTGTATATGACTGAAACACGCACAGGTACGCTGTACAATGTTTTCTCGGGCATCGCCATTTTCATTTCCTGCCTGGGTTTGCTGGGACTGGTAACCTACACAGCACAAATACGGACCAGGGAAATAGGCGTAAGAAAAGTATTGGGCGCAAACTTGCCCACCATTATCCGCATACTCACCAGCGATCTCCTGAAACTGGTGGCCATTGCAATAGTGATTGCAGTGCCGCTCTCCTGGTATGCCATGCATTCATGGCTGCAGGGATTTGCCTACCGGATCGAGATCGGCTGGACTGTTTATGCAATTGCAGGAACCCTGGCCTTTCTGATCGCTATTCTTACAGTCAGTGTACAATCAGTCAGGGCCGCGCTTGCGAATCCCGTCAAAAGTTTAAGAATGGAATAGATCAGGAAAGATGATACTCTTCGATCTTCCTGTAGAGTGTAGTAAGTCCGATATTGAGTAGTTTGGCTGCTTCCGTTTTATTACCCCTTGTATGATTGAGCACACGCTGGATATGCAGCTTCTCAACACTGGCGAGGGAGAAGGCAGATAATGTATTGTTATCTGCACCGGATGGAGCGGATTGCTGAAATTCAAGCGGAAGATTTTCTTTGGTCAGTTCGTTGCCATCAGATAGGATCACGGCCCTTTCCATGATATTCTTGAGCTCCCGGATATTTCCCTTCCAGGAATGTTGCTGGAGTTGAGATAAAAAGTCCTTGTTCATGCCCGTTAGACGGCTATTGGTTTTGGCCGCAAATAGCGAGAGATAATGCGCTGCAAGTGCCGGTATGTCGTCTTTCCTTTCATTGAGCGATGGGAGGTTAATAGTGAATACATTCAGCCGGTAGAAAAGATCTTCCCTGAACCTGCCATTGTCTACTTCCTGTTGCAGCCCCCGATTGGTGGCGGCAATCACCCGCACATTCACTTTGGTAGGTTTGGTATCTCCCACTTTGATGAATTCGTTGTTTTCGAGTACACGTAACAGTTTGCTCTGGAGATCGATATGCATTTCGCCGATCTCATCCAGGAAGAGCGTACCGTTATGTGCTTCTTCGATCAATCCTTTCTTGTCTTTCATCGCGCCGGTAAAAGCGCCGGCCTTATGACCGAAAAGTTCGCTCTCCAGCAGGTCTTTGGTGAAGGCGCTGCAGTTCAGTGGCAGGAAAGCCTGGCCTGCACGTTTGCTGCCATTGTGAATGGCCTGGGCAAACACTTCTTTGCCGGTACCTGTTTCTCCCAACAACAATACAGTAGTATCGGTGGGCGCTACCCGCTGTGCAAGGGCAATAGCTTCCCTGATACGTGTAGAAGAACCGATGATATTATCGAAGCTGTATCTTTTTCCCACCTGCTGCTCCAGCTGAGCCACTCTTTTTCTGAGCTGCACCTGCTCCATGGCGCGATTGAGCAGCGGAATGATCTTTTCATTATCATCACCTTTGGTGATATAATCAAAAGCGCCATTCTTCATGGCCTGTACGCCATCAGGGATATTGCCATAGGCAGTGAGCAGTATGATCTCTACAGAGGGATATTTCGATCTGATATTGGCAGCATTCGCTACACCACTGCCATCAGGAAGCTTCACATCGCTCAACACCACATCGATGGATTCCCGCTCCAGCATTTTGCCGGCCGATTTGAGATCGGCAGCTTCAAAAACGGTGAAGCCTTCAAGACTGATGATGCGTTTGAGCAGACTGCGAAGTTTCTCTTCGTCGTCTATGAGAAGGATATTTCCTGACATGAGAACAAAACTACAGGATTGTGATCATCTCCCAATCACCAGTTTTTCTACCCGCAGGATGATATCGGCTTCAAACCGGCAGACGTAAACACCGGAACTCAGTGTGCGCGTAAGGTATAACGGAACCGTATGGGTGCCTTTCTGATAGGTTACATTGGGAATGGCCATTCCAACAAATTTACCATCTGATGTATACAGCGATAAACGTACGCTGGTAGGCGCTTTCAGGGTAAATCGGATACTGGTCATATCCGAAGTAGGATTTGGATAGAAGCTCAAAGCCAGATCACGGCCAGGCTCCTCTTCCTCTCCTGGCCCTGTTGGTGGAGGTTTCTCAGGAAGCGGAACAGTGGAGGTTTCTCCTGTAAGAAAGATGGG
This portion of the Pseudobacter ginsenosidimutans genome encodes:
- the kdpF gene encoding K(+)-transporting ATPase subunit F, yielding MMTALLIVSVVVFIYLVYVLLKPEKF
- a CDS encoding ABC transporter permease, producing MFSNYFKTAWRNLLKNRFYTILNIGGLAVGLSVGILILLWVQDEFSFDRFHKQSKNIYRVENMAGTGSSRELWTNTAAPIGVMANAEVPGVEAFARLTYNGNNRLFKFGEKTFQEQNKFYADASLFKLFDFPIIKGDAANPFPDLHSIVITESTARKYFDQADPIGKVISAENGELFTVSGMIRDFPKNSSIQGDMFFPMALMAQKMYSGHSNGRSIDNDFSYFNYHTYLLLKPGMSLSNLSTTLRNLHLRVKPEDTDVEYLFLPLEKMHLHNADGTDGGIGTVRIFIIIAMFILLIACVNYVNLSTARAMLRAKEVSLRKIIGAARWQLFMQFIAETTLLFIAATIISLMLVGALIPVFNMISGKELSVNFSSWQVWALILITICGTLLLSGIYPAMLLSSFEPLKALRGKIAARISDVMFRRALVVVQFTFSVILITGTIIVGKQLSFLRSKQVSYNREHVLAMSMNNMAGHFEAVKASLLKDPAVTDVTWSATEIINNEQQTGDNDWDGKQNGETMMLSPMAVNQDFIPFFDMKLAAGKNFTGAIADSTHFILNETAVKAARIKDPIGKRFRLWKTEGTIIGVVKDFHFQSLRQAIKPAIFHFSPDNDYSILYIKTTGRDAPKAVTAAAAEWKKYNAEFPFSYAFLDDAYQRLYMTETRTGTLYNVFSGIAIFISCLGLLGLVTYTAQIRTREIGVRKVLGANLPTIIRILTSDLLKLVAIAIVIAVPLSWYAMHSWLQGFAYRIEIGWTVYAIAGTLAFLIAILTVSVQSVRAALANPVKSLRME
- a CDS encoding sigma-54-dependent transcriptional regulator produces the protein MSGNILLIDDEEKLRSLLKRIISLEGFTVFEAADLKSAGKMLERESIDVVLSDVKLPDGSGVANAANIRSKYPSVEIILLTAYGNIPDGVQAMKNGAFDYITKGDDNEKIIPLLNRAMEQVQLRKRVAQLEQQVGKRYSFDNIIGSSTRIREAIALAQRVAPTDTTVLLLGETGTGKEVFAQAIHNGSKRAGQAFLPLNCSAFTKDLLESELFGHKAGAFTGAMKDKKGLIEEAHNGTLFLDEIGEMHIDLQSKLLRVLENNEFIKVGDTKPTKVNVRVIAATNRGLQQEVDNGRFREDLFYRLNVFTINLPSLNERKDDIPALAAHYLSLFAAKTNSRLTGMNKDFLSQLQQHSWKGNIRELKNIMERAVILSDGNELTKENLPLEFQQSAPSGADNNTLSAFSLASVEKLHIQRVLNHTRGNKTEAAKLLNIGLTTLYRKIEEYHLS